In the Setaria italica strain Yugu1 chromosome VI, Setaria_italica_v2.0, whole genome shotgun sequence genome, one interval contains:
- the LOC101758834 gene encoding disease resistance protein RPM1: protein MVGVTASALMGVMNPLLGRLGSLLEREDVNLQGVHRQVIFLREELRSMSTTLEMVSESEEASLQVKEWMGQLRELSYDVEDCIDIFMHRLGHVATCNGFIQKIISKVITLKAHYHIGIQINELKERVMEVSDRRKRYKIDPSTLSPKSVAIDPRLPALYEEADRLVGIDRQIDKLVQWLNDGISLHTQRKVVSIVGFGGLGKTTLANQVFQKVQSQFNCTAFVSMTRSPNVTKILSDTLLQFLKSSPITEDQNQHIARLQEDLYLKTLEYSQLVKMNRDYLQNKRYLVIIDDLWSKQAWKEVQCAFPQNNNASKIITTTRIEDVAKYCSIPHKEYIYPMMPLDSDDSKSLFLKRIFYHKDDCPLELKEVTDDILRKCHGLPLAIVNIASLLATKPICKREWERVRNSLGSANEQDHQLELVKRILFLSYSDLPHYLKICFLDLSIFPEDHVIGRLCLIRKWIAEGFIAEQQGQRLEDTAENYFGELINRNMIEPVGTDYSGRPRACRVHDIMFDLIISLSVKENFVTIMDNHKLTPSVNKIRRLSLQGNCAEQSLWLGANSLSQVRSFTVFGDVGKIPSLLNFHILRVLDIQNCPTLEDRDIENIGSLSHLRYISLYNSNIGKIPSQIGRLQHLQTLDLRATRIKELPATIAQLHQLVRLCVPNGVGLPNGIGDMTALEELSMLDASKNSPEVVQQLGNLTKLKVLGIKWCGDNAINDEGSFKKSLISSFSNLGERNLHSLRIDTTERCSMDFLFDSLCPRPCHVQMSSNIPIFTRLPKWISYLSVLTNLVIFIEEVGGGDVDVLKDLPALRCLQIFTTEYPQESLTISPNGFQCLEDFHFRPSMYMKKKKGMMSLIFEAGAMPRLNRLWFRFVVHDTLSTYGANFDFGISLLSSLKCLWVSGGCQGHHYKCSSSPS from the exons ATGGTTGGGGTGACGGCGAGTGCTCTGATGGGGGTGATGAACCCCCTCCTCGGTAGGCTCGGCAGCCTGTTGGAGAGGGAGGATGTCAACCTCCAAGGCGTCCATCGGCAGGTCATCTTTCTGCGAGAAGAACTAAGAAGCATGAGCACCACCCTAGAGATGGTGTCCGAGTCGGAGGAAGCAAGCTTGCAAGTAAAGGAGTGGATGGGTCAGTTGAGGGAGCTGTCATATGATGTCGAGGATTGCATTGACATCTTCATGCACCGCCTTGGCCATGTCGCAACCTGCAATGGGTTCATCCAGAAGATCATAAGCAAGGTCATCACTCTGAAAGCACATTATCATATCGGTATTCAGATTAATGAGCTGAAGGAACGCGTGATGGAGGTTAGTGATCGGCGCAAAAGGTATAAGATCGATCCATCCACCTTATCTCCAAAGTCAGTGGCAATCGATCCCAGGTTGCCTGCACTATATGAGGAGGCAGATAGACTCGTGGGTATAGATAGACAAATAGACAAACTTGTCCAATGGCTCAATGATGGCATTAGTTTGCACACACAGCGCAAGGTTGTTTCAATTGTGGGATTCGGGGGATTAGGCAAGACAACACTTGCTAATCAGGTCTTCCAAAAGGTTCAAAGTCAATTTAACTGCACAGCCTTTGTCTCCATGACCCGAAGCCCTAATGTCACTAAGATCCTCAGTGACACACTATTGCAGTTTCTTAAGAGTAGCCCAATTACAGAAGATCAAAATCAACACATTGCAAGGTTACAGGAAGATCTTTATCTCAAAACATTAGAATATTCACAGCTTGTGAAGATGAACAGAGATTACCTTCAAAATAAAAG GTACCTTGTCATAATTGATGATCTATGGAGCAAACAAGCTTGGAAAGAAGTACAATGTGCTTTCCCCCAAAACAATAATGCAAGTAAAATAATCACAACTACGCGAATTGAAGATGTGGCTAAATACTGCAGCATTCCACACAAAGAATACATTTACCCTATGATGCCCCTTGATAGCGATGACTCAAAAAGCTTGTTCTTGAAAAGGATCTTCTATCACAAAGATGATTGCCCTCTTGAACTGAAAGAAGTTACTGATGATATACTAAGAAAATGTCATGGCTTGCCACTAGCTATAGTTAATATTGCTAGCCTATTAGCAACTAAACCAATCTGTAAAAGGGAGTGGGAGAGGGTGCGAAATTCTCTTGGATCTGCAAATGAACAAGATCATCAGCTGGAACTTGTTAAAAGAATATTGTTTCTTAGCTATTCTGATCTACCCCACTATTTGAAGATATGTTTCTTGGATCTAAGCATATTTCCAGAAGATCATGTGATCGGGCGGTTGTGTTTAATTAGGAAATGGATAGCTGAAGGATTTATTGCAGAACAACAAGGACAACGCTTAGAGGATACTGCAGAAAACTACTTTGGTGAGCTCATCAATAGAAACATGATCGAACCAGTAGGCACTGACTACAGTGGAAGGCCAAGAGCTTGCCGGGTACATGATATAATGTTTGATCTTATTATATCATTATCAGTTAAAGAAAATTTTGTCACTATAATGGATAATCATAAGTTGACACCTTCGGTTAACAAAATTCGGCGTCTATCACTCCAGGGAAACTGTGCAGAACAAAGTCTCTGGTTAGGGGCAAACAGTTTGTCTCAAGTTCGGTCATTTACTGTATTTGGTGATGTTGGGAAGATACCATCTCTCTTGAATTTTCATATTTTACGAGTCCTAGATATACAAAATTGTCCTACACTAGAGGACAGAGACATTGAGAATATTGGAAGTTTGAGCCACTTGAGGTATATAAGTCTCTATAATAGTAATATTGGTAAGATCCCAAGCCAAATTGGAAGGCTACAACATTTGCAAACACTCGATCTCAGAGCTACAAGAATAAAAGAACTGCCAGCAACTATTGCTCAACTACACCAATTAGTGCGCCTATGTGTGCCTAATGGTGTAGGATTGCCAAATGGGATTGGTGACATGACAGCTCTAGAGGAGCTCTCGATGCTGGATGCAAGCAAAAACTCACCAGAAGTTGTGCAGCAGTTAGGAAACCTAACCAAACTGAAGGTGCTTGGGATTAAGTGGTGTGGTGATAATGCAATTAATGATGAAGGAAGCTTTAAGAAATCTTTGATCTCATCTTTCAGTAATCTAGGAGAAAGAAACCTCCACTCCCTAAGGATTGACACTACGGAACGTTGTTCTATGGATTTCTTGTTTGATTCATTGTGCCCTCGTCCATGTCATGTGCAGATGTCTAGCAACATCCCAATTTTCACTAGGCTCCCAAAGTGGATATCCTACCTCTCAGTACTCACCAACTTGGTTATTTTTATAGAAGAAGTGGGAGGTGGAGATGTAGATGTGCTCAAAGACTTGCCTGCTCTACGCTGTCTCCAAATTTTCACAACAGAATACCCGCAGGAATCGCTCACTATCAGCCCCAATGGATTCCAGTGTCTCGAGGATTTCCATTTCCGCCCTTCTATGTAcatgaaaaagaagaagggaaTGATGAGCCTGATATTTGAAGCAGGTGCAATGCCAAGGCTCAACCGGCTTTGGTTTAGATTTGTTGTACATGATACACTATCCACATATGGAGCCAACTTTGATTTTGGCATTAGCCTCCTTTCCTCCCTCAAATGTCTCTGGGTCA GTGGAGGCTGCCAAGGCCACCATTACAAATGCAGCAGCTCTCCTTCCTAA
- the LOC101758422 gene encoding uncharacterized protein LOC101758422, giving the protein MAPWSPRPLLVLLLLLALLCSHIALCATAEPGKSKAKPKASAGGRKALLAASSAGDDGEDAPAAKPAKNAAAAGGKIKKKLAGDAKNQTKVAKAKKSESAAAAKGAAKKATGKAAAGGDAAIAKVPKADKAKVPKPDKTAAAAKAKGADSAKPAKVKGDESAKPAKVKGDDSAKPAKAAKAGAKAGKPAKTAKSEAATGKAKKPANSTADAGVKPAKSGKKAQVVADAKANATVVSEEETTVGAEVEEDVVFAEEAEGTGDLISEFRGLPARLQETLMPDLARLSHHSKAYLSAANAGIADGVRPILGGRWAAAAASAASVVLLLLPLFMLTALVRRMGQYLPLLHRALLLAQAYLAIYFATLALAAAATGLEPLRFFHAASPAAYAWTQAAQSLGFMGYLVLQMVDLVAVFSGAASPEEDGNGDATKALGLAQMVVGLAVGLHYYAAVFHRAAAGEAPRANWRVYAVYAACFVVVCACARAERRKKAYLAGTDGAAEEWKKS; this is encoded by the coding sequence ATGGCGCCTTGGTCGCCGCGGCCCCTGCtggtgctgctcctgctgctcgcGCTCCTCTGCTCCCACATTGCGCTCTGCGCCACCGCCGAGCCGGGGAAGTCCAAGGCCAAGCCcaaggcctccgccggcggccgcaaGGCGCTGCTGGCGGCGTCCTCCGCGGGCGACGACGGGGAGGACGCGCCGGCGGCCAAGCCGGCCAagaacgccgccgcggcgggggggaagatcaagaagaagctcgccggcgacgccaaGAACCAGACGAAAGTCGCCAAGGCGAAGAAGTCGgagtccgccgccgcggcgaaagGTGCCGCCAAGAAGGCCACCGGGAAAGCGGCTGCGGGCGGGGACGCCGCCATTGCCAAGGTCCCCAAGGCGGACAAGGCCAAGGTCCCAAAGCCGGacaagacggcggcggccgccaagGCCAAGGGTGCCGATTCGGCCAAGCCGGCCAAGGTTAAGGGCGACGAGTCGGCAAAGCCGGCCAAGGTTAAGGGCGACGATTCGGCCAAGCCGGCCAAGGCTGCGAAGGCGGGCGCGAAGGCGGGGAAGCCGGCGAAGACGGCGAAATCTGAGGCCGCTACGGGGAAGGCCAAGAAACCGGCCAATTCGACCGCGGACGCCGGCGTCAAGCCGGCCAAATCCGGGAAGAAGGCACAGGTGGTCGCCGACGCGAAGGCGAACGCGACCGTCGTGAGCGAGGAGGAGACGACGGtgggggcggaggtggaggaggacgtggtgttcgcggaggaggcggaggggacggGCGACCTCATCTCCGAGTTCCGGGGCCTCCCAGCGCGGCTGCAGGAGACGCTCATGCCGGACCTGGCGCGGCTGTCGCACCACTCCAAGGCGTACCTGTCCGCGGCGAACGCCGGGATCGCCGACGGCGTGCGCCCGATCctcggcggccggtgggcggccgccgcagcctccGCGGCGTCGGtggtgctgctcctgctgccgcTCTTCATGCTCACGGCGCTGGTCCGGCGCATGGGCCAGTACCTCCCGCTCCTCCACcgcgcgctgctgctggcgcaGGCGTACCTCGCCATCTACTTCGCAacgctcgcgctcgccgccgccgccacggggcTCGAGCCGCTCCGGTTCTTCCACGCGGCGTCCCCGGCCGCGTACGCCTGGACGCAGGCGGCGCAGTCGCTCGGGTTCATGGGCTACCTCGTGCTCCAGATGGTGGACCTCGTGGCCGTCTTCTCCGGCGCGGCGTCCCCCGAGGAGGACGGCAACGGGGACGCCACCAAGGCGCTGGGGCTCGCGCAGATGGTGGTGGGGCTCGCCGTCGGCCTGCACTACTACGCCGCGGTGTTCCaccgcgccgcggccggggaggCGCCCCGCGCCAACTGGCGCGTGTACGCCGTGTACGCGGCCTGCTTCGTCGTCGTGTGCGCCTGCGCGCGCgccgagaggaggaagaaggcctACCTCGCCGGcaccgacggcgccgccgaggagtgGAAGAAGAGCTGA